CATAATCAACACTTACAAATATTCTAAAGGGGTGTTCTTCTACCAAGGTAAGTTTAACATCATGTGAACTTTTTCAACACAATAATTTGTCTAAGCTATCACAGTATTAGTaattctcatctgtaaaatgcagTAAGAAACTCAAAagccagaaaatgaaaagaattgcTTTGTAGGAATTACTACTTATAATTCTTTGGGCAGAGcaatctttttcctcttcttagaGAACTGTTTCTTCTCTTATCTGcactcatgcttttttttttttttttttttgccagcctGCATACCTCCATCTAGAGAGATTTGTGCATAAGGTCCTTGTCCAGCCTTGCATAAGCATTATGTCATTCAAGAAGGTGTTGTTCAAGAAGGCATCCACTTCCCTTAAGCTCAACCTGTGAAAACTCCCATCTAATGGACTGGCATTCAGCTCTTCATATCTGCCCTCCTGTATTCTGGAGCCCTTTACAGTCTTTATTGAAAGACTCGATGGAGTAATCTGACCATCTCCATTTCTGATTGAGAGTAGACGTAGCGTTTCTAAGGAGTACCCTCCAGGTACAGAGTCACACAGGGCTTTAACTCTTCGAAGATTAAAAAGCTACTAATGAAAATTAATTATGGGTAAAGCCGCAAACTCTAGAATTAAAACATCTTCCACTtgagtgtctgtctctgtcacttgcTGAGTGGAAACATCTCTAATTTTTGAGCACTATAATGGGGCTTTACTACGTATTAATAGTATTCCCGTCCATTGTAAAATACTGCTATGGCTAATCTTAAAACGGTTTTTATGATGCCAATTCAATTTTTTCCATATACATCAACTTCAAATACCTATACAAATGTAAATGATTATCTCCCATAGTCATAATATGCTAAGAAAATAAGCTTTCTCTTTCTGAGTTAAGGATTCCtagaatcaaaataaaaacaagactgGTGCAAAATTGGTACTAATTTCAAAATGCCAAACAGCTTCAGCCCAGACAGCTGCGCCTCAGGGAAAACCCAGCCCATTTCCGGCTGCCCCACCCACCTTGTCACCTTGTCACTCTGGGGCCCCGCCCCTCTCTGCCAGGACCCGCCCTCCTACACTTGATTCTGGCTCGGATTGGGCAAGTCCGAAGGCTGTACACAACCCGACACGCGCACGCTGGGCGGGGCCTTCGCGCCTGCGCAGCCTCGCGGCTGGCGGCTGGGCTGGCCTGGCCgggctggggggggagggggtggcccGCGGAATCCTGCTCCGTAACAAGCGACGCGCCGCGCCCCGCGGTCCCGGCTGCGTGGGCCGCTCGGGTGGGGCTGGGCGCTGCGGCTGCGGTGGCTCCCGCCGCGGCGGGCGCGATGGAGGCCGTGCCGGAGGCCCGCACGCTCGCCGGGGCTGGCCGAGGCAGCCGGAGGAGCTGGTAGATGCGGCGGCCACGGCGGCGGCGGCCCGGGCTCTCCATGAGCGAGCGGCGGCGGCGACGGGTGCGGCGGCACCGGCGGTCTTCGGTCCCGCGGGAGGTAGGCGCGGAGGAGCGGTCTGCGGCCCCGAGACCTGGCCGCCCGGGCGGGAGGGTGGGCGTGGCCGCGCGGGCGTGGATTCCCCAACTCCGCAGGACAGCGGGTCCCGTGCCCCTCGGTAGTGCGGTGTTCGGTTCCCGCGACAGGTGGTCGAGTCCTCCGGGGAATGCAGTGTGATCCCTGGGTATGACAGCTCAGAAAAAGGGGGTCCTGTTGGTGGAGAAACTGAGGTTGGGGAGTTTCCCAGGCTCAGTGCTACTGAAGGCGCTGGGATGGAGGCAGGTAAGAGGCAGCCCAGTATATCCATCAGGGACGACGTGCCAGAAACTCCGAGCTGTTTCATTAAAGCTCTTTGCAGCcgtctctcccttttctttccttttttagtttgatttattttaagttttactgTAATTTACATTTGAGCAACTGACCGACCTATTGCTAGAATTTTAAGCGTTCCCAAGGTCTTCCAGCCTTGCCTCTAAAGTTAGGTGGTGCCTTATATATCTTAGATATCATGCGGTCTAAACGGTGCAGATTTATAATCATTGCTTTTCAGAGCTCTAGTTACCCTTCATTTGATCACATCCAAAAGTTAATTTCAACA
The nucleotide sequence above comes from Mus musculus strain C57BL/6J chromosome 12, GRCm38.p6 C57BL/6J. Encoded proteins:
- the Gm51965 gene encoding basic proline-rich protein-like; translation: MKQLGVSGTSSLMDILGCLLPASIPAPSVALSLGNSPTSVSPPTGPPFSELSYPGITLHSPEDSTTCRGNRTPHYRGARDPLSCGVGESTPARPRPPSRPGGQVSGPQTAPPRLPPAGPKTAGAAAPVAAAARSWRARAAAAVAAASTSSSGCLGQPRRACGPPARPPSRPPRREPPQPQRPAPPERPTQPGPRGAARRLLRSRIPRATPSPPSPARPAQPPAARLRRREGPAQRARVGLCTAFGLAQSEPESSVGGRVLAERGGAPE